One window of Thermoanaerobaculia bacterium genomic DNA carries:
- a CDS encoding YciI family protein, translating into MRVMVIVKATAESEAAKSPLDAEGADEMFTAMGKFNDELIQAGVMVSGDGLRPSRFGKRVHFRGRERSVTDGPFAETRELVAGYWIWQVGSMDEAVEWAKRCPNPMPGPSDLEIRPLWEAEDFGPEIAAEVDAQRVRLSERG; encoded by the coding sequence ATGCGAGTGATGGTGATCGTGAAGGCGACGGCAGAGTCCGAGGCAGCCAAGAGTCCCCTCGACGCGGAGGGCGCCGACGAGATGTTCACGGCGATGGGCAAGTTCAACGATGAGCTGATCCAGGCGGGGGTCATGGTCAGCGGCGACGGGCTGCGGCCGAGCCGGTTCGGCAAGCGGGTCCATTTCCGCGGGCGCGAGCGGTCGGTGACCGACGGGCCGTTCGCGGAGACCCGGGAGCTCGTGGCCGGGTACTGGATCTGGCAGGTGGGCTCGATGGACGAGGCGGTCGAGTGGGCCAAGCGCTGCCCGAACCCGATGCCGGGGCCGAGCGATCTCGAGATCCGGCCGCTGTGGGAGGCCGAGGACTTCGGGCCGGAGATCGCGGCGGAGGTGGATGCGCAGCGGGTGAGGCTGTCCGAGCGGGGCTGA